One stretch of Juglans microcarpa x Juglans regia isolate MS1-56 chromosome 3D, Jm3101_v1.0, whole genome shotgun sequence DNA includes these proteins:
- the LOC121254915 gene encoding LOW QUALITY PROTEIN: probable methyltransferase PMT2 (The sequence of the model RefSeq protein was modified relative to this genomic sequence to represent the inferred CDS: substituted 1 base at 1 genomic stop codon), which produces MAMKTNSADGKTRSSIQIFVVVGLCCFFYILGAWQRSGFGKGDSIAMEITKGGADCNIVPNLNFETHHAGEAGSVIESESKLKVFEPCHPRFTDHTPCQEQKRAMTFPRENMIYRERHCPPEHGKLHCLIPAPKGYVTPFPWPKSRDYVPFANAPYKSLTVEKAIQNWIQYEGNVFRFPGGGTQFPQGADKYIDQLASVIPIHNGTVRTALDTGCGVCXLGAYLLSRNVIAMSFAPRDSHEAQVQFALERGVPAVIGVLGTIKLPYPSRAFDMAHCSRCLIPWGANDGIYLMEVDRVLRPGGYWVLSGPPINWKNSYKAWQRPKEELQEEQRKIEETAKLLCWEKKYEKGEIAIWRKRLNADSCRGRQDDSRATFCKSVEADDVWYEKMEACITPYPVVSSPDEVAGGELKAFPERLYSVPPRISSGSVPGVSVETYQEDNNKWKKHVKAYKKINKLTDSGRYRNIMDMNAGLGSFAAALESPKLWVMNVVPTIAEKNTLGVIYERGLIGIYHDWCEAFSTYPRTYDLIHAHGILSLYKDRCNVEDILLEMDRILRPEGAVIFRDEVDALIKVKKIVAGMRWDTKMVDHEDGPLVPEKILVVVKQYWVAGGNSTSTQ; this is translated from the exons ATGGCAATGAAGACAAATTCTGCTGACGGTAAGACTAGGAGCTCTATAcaaatttttgttgtagttgGTTTGTGCTGTTTTTTCTATATACTCGGTGCATGGCAGAGAAGTGGTTTTGGGAAGGGAGATAGTATAGCTATGGAGATAACTAAAGGTGGGGCAGACTGCAATATAGTcccaaatttaaattttgagactCACCATGCTGGTGAAGCCGGGAGTGTCATTGAATCTGAATCAAAACTCAAAGTTTTTGAGCCATGCCATCCTCGTTTCACTGATCACACACCCTGCCAAGAACAGAAGCGCGCCATGACTTTCCCCAGGGAAAATATGATTTACCGAGAAAGACATTGTCCCCCTGAGCACGGGAAGTTACATTGCTTAATACCAGCACCCAAGGGATATGTAACTCCATTTCCCTGGCCAAAGAGTCGTGACTATGTACCCTTTGCAAATGCACCATATAAGAGCTTGACAGTTGAGAAGGCTATTCAGAACTGGATTCAGTATGAGGGAAATGTATTCAGGTTTCCTGGTGGAGGGACACAGTTCCCTCAAGGGGCAGATAAATATATTGATCAGCTTGCCTCTGTAATACCAATTCATAATGGAACGGTTAGAACTGCACTGGACACTGGTTGTGGGGTATGTTAA TTGGGGGCATACCTTTTGAGTAGGAATGTTATCGCCATGTCATTTGCACCAAGAGACTCACACGAAGCACAGGTTCAATTTGCACTTGAAAGGGGTGTACCTGCTGTTATTGGTGTTTTAGGTACCATAAAGCTACCGTATCCATCTAGGGCCTTTGACATGGCTCACTGTTCTCGTTGCTTAATTCCATGGGGTGCAAATG ATGGAATCTATCTGATGGAAGTTGATCGAGTTCTTAGACCTGGCGGTTACTGGGTCCTTTCAGGTCCTCCAATAAATTGGAAGAATTCCTACAAAGCATGGCAACGTCCCAAGGAGGAACTTCAAGAGGAACAAAGAAAGATTGAAGAAACTGCCAAACTACTTTGCTGGGAAAAGAAGTATGAGAAGGGTGAAATTGCCATTTGGAGAAAGAGGTTAAATGCTGATTCATGTCGTGGCAGACAAGATGATTCACGGGCTACTTTTTGCAAATCTGTTGAAGCAGATGATGTCTG GTATGAGAAAATGGAAGCATGCATAACTCCATACCCTGTTGTCAGTAGTCCAGATGAAGTTGCTGGTGGGGAATTGAAGGCCTTTCCAGAAAGGCTTTATTCTGTTCCTCCTAGAATTTCTAGTGGATCTGTTCCTGGAGTTTCTGTTGAGACATACCAGGAGGACAACAATAAATGGAAGAAGCATGTGAAAGCTTATAAGAAGATCAATAAACTCACTGACTCTGGAAGGTATCGCAACATCATGGACATGAATGCTGGTTTAGGAAGTTTTGCGGCTGCACTTGAATCTCCCAAATTGTGGGTCATGAATGTTGTGCCCACTATAGCTGAGAAAAATACATTGGGTGTCATTTATGAGCGAGGATTGATTGGCATCTATCATGACTG GTGTGAAGCTTTCAGCACATACCCTAGGACATACGACCTAATTCATGCTCATGGTATTTTGAGTTTGTACAAAGACAG ATGCAATGTGGAGGACATTCTCCTGGAGATGGACAGGATTTTGCGACCTGAAGGTGCAGTCATATTCCGTGATGAGGTCGATGCGCTAATCAAGGTGAAGAAGATAGTCGCAGGGATGAGGTGGGACACCAAAATGGTGGACCATGAGGATGGTCCCCTTGTTCCTGAGAAGATATTGGTTGTTGTGAAGCAATACTGGGTTGCAGGTGGAAACTCAACATCCACCCAGTGA